Genomic DNA from Endomicrobiales bacterium:
ACACCGTCAAGAACAATTATTATTACTCTATCAATCACTGATTCCTTAACTTTATTATTTTCTTTTTATTGCTTTCAATGCCGCTGCAACTATATTTTCAGCTTTGAGCCCATACTCTTTAAGCAGGTCTAATGGGGCACCGCTTTCGCCGAAAGTATCAAAAACGCCAATCATTTCAACAGGCACCGGGCAATTTTTTGCAAGTACTTCGCAAACTGCGGAACCAAAACCACCGGCAATCTGATGTTCCTCAGCTGTAACCACTGCACCGCATTTTTTGGCTGTTTTAAGTATAGCTTCTTCATCAATAGGTTTTATTGTGTGAACATTCACAACACTTGCCTTTATGCCGCTTTGCGCAAGTATTTCTGCGGCGCATAGTGCCTCATAAACAAGGTGTCCGCAAGCAAAAATGGCAACATCGCCGCCATTTTTTAGTGTTATGGCCTTTCCTATTTCAAAACTGGAATCTTCTTTGGTAATAATTGGCATAGGTTCCCTGCCATAGCGCAAATAAACAGGGCCGTACATTTTTGCGGCCGCAATTGCGGCTTTTTTTGTTTCAACCATATCGCATGGCACAATAACTGTCATTTTAGGCAGGCAACGCATTATTGCTATATCTTCAAGAGCCTGGTGAGTAGCTCCGTCGGGGCCGACCATTACACCACTATGCGAGCCGCCAATTTTTACATTCAAATTTGAATAGCAAACGGTTGTTCTGATTTCTTCCCATGGCCTGCCAGATGAAAATATCGCATAAGTTGAGGCAAATGGAATTAAACCAGTTAAAGAAAGGCCTGATGCTATGCCAATCATATTTTGCTCGGCAATGCCAACATTATAAAACCTATCCGGGAACTTCTCATAAAATAAATTCAAAGAAGCCGATGCCGCCGTATCTGCTCCAACAACAACAACTTTTGGGTTGGTTTTGCCAAGTTCAGCTAAACCCTCGCCAAAACCAATTCTTGTAGCTTTAAGCCCGTATGTTTCAACCATTTAATTGCTCCGTATATTTATTGTAATTACCTATCACGAAACTTTTTTCCAGTTGAGGATTTTAGATGTCGAAATATTTTTGCCATATTACCACTTCCAACGATACTTTTACATCACCCTCACCTGCCCTTCGGGCTTCCTCTCCCCTCGAGGGAGAGGATTGAGGTGAGGTTGGAACACTAGTGCTTCCCATCTGTCCAACTACGCTTCCTCTCCCCTCGAGGGAGAG
This window encodes:
- a CDS encoding transketolase family protein, which produces MVETYGLKATRIGFGEGLAELGKTNPKVVVVGADTAASASLNLFYEKFPDRFYNVGIAEQNMIGIASGLSLTGLIPFASTYAIFSSGRPWEEIRTTVCYSNLNVKIGGSHSGVMVGPDGATHQALEDIAIMRCLPKMTVIVPCDMVETKKAAIAAAKMYGPVYLRYGREPMPIITKEDSSFEIGKAITLKNGGDVAIFACGHLVYEALCAAEILAQSGIKASVVNVHTIKPIDEEAILKTAKKCGAVVTAEEHQIAGGFGSAVCEVLAKNCPVPVEMIGVFDTFGESGAPLDLLKEYGLKAENIVAAALKAIKRK